Proteins co-encoded in one Juglans regia cultivar Chandler chromosome 16, Walnut 2.0, whole genome shotgun sequence genomic window:
- the LOC108995727 gene encoding transcription factor GTE2-like, with the protein MASAVLARTASTTNRAGGGFMGKVPISNPNPNFTTKKRQQQQQQFHPIGSKIIIDDSPAVTQSAASDDASSISHRRHTTASTESNNLQYVNFNIASFSKKQLGELKARLAAELNQIRQLRHRLESPSIPNQTHAQPPLKKTKKLSGKKRPLPENTNKKIQKPNPNSILSNANRNMNLMVMKACKDVLTKLRKHKNGWFNEPVDVAGMGLHDYYDIIKQPMDLGTVKSRLSRNLYQSPLDFAADVRLTFTNAITYNPKGHTVHAMAEQLLSRFEELFRPVGEQIERPDEEYGEKGVFDAEEELEASDNNNPNSMQFAKRSERTYIEDKVSDHSEPLQGNHASSSNQPMVQSPMKAPPVKPVKQPKPKAKDPNKREMSLEEKHKLGIGLQSLPPEKMEQVVQIIRKRNGHLKQDGDEIELDIEAVDTETLWELDRLVTNWKKMVSKIKRQALMGNYAKTNGELPVSSEKNEAVAIEVKKPKKGGEAGEEDVDIGDEMPMSNFPPVEIEKDVGGQGSSSSSSSSSSSDSDSSSSSDSDSGSSSRSDSDADNAQS; encoded by the exons ATGGCGTCCGCCGTCCTAGCCAGAACCGCCAGCACCACCAACAGAGCAGGCGGAGGATTCATGGGCAAAGTCcctatctcaaaccctaaccctaatttcACCACCAAAAAACgacagcaacaacaacaacaattccATCCAATTGGCAGTAAAATCATCATAGACGATTCCCCGGCAGTGACCCAATCGGCCGCCTCCGACGATGCCTCGTCGATCAGCCACCGAAGACACACCACTGCCAGTACCGAATCGAACAATCTTCAATACGTAAACTTTAATATTGCATCCTTTTCGAAGAAGCAGCTCGGTGAGCTCAAGGCCCGTCTTGCCGCCGAGCTGAACCAGATTCGCCAACTCAGACACCGCCTCGAATCCCCCTCAATACCTAATCAAACCCATGCGCAGCCACCTTTGAAGAAAACGAAGAAATTGTCGGGCAAGAAGCGGCCCTTACCAGAAAACACGAATAAGAAAATCCAGAAACCAAACCCCAATTCGATTTTATCAAATGCGAACAGGAATATGAACCTGATGGTGATGAAGGCGTGCAAGGACGTACTGACGAAGCTGAGAAAGCACAAGAACGGATGGTTCAACGAGCCAGTGGACGTGGCGGGCATGGGGCTTCACGATTACTACGACATAATCAAGCAGCCGATGGACTTGGGGACCGTCAAGTCCAGGCTCTCCAGGAATCTCTATCAGTCTCCGTTGGATTTCGCCGCCGACGTGAGGTTGACCTTCACCAACGCCATAACCTACAATCCCAAGGGCCACACCGTGCACGCCATGGCTGAGCAGCTACTTTCCAGGTTTGAGGAGTTGTTTCGCCCCGTCGGCGAGCAAATCGAGCGGCCTGATGAAGAATATGGAGAAAAAGGGGTCTTCGATGCGGAGGAAGAATTGGAAGCGAGCGATAATAATAACCCTAATTCGATGCAATTTGCTAAGAGATCGGAGCGGACATATATCGAAGACAAGGTTTCGGATCATTCAGAACCGTTGCAGGGAAACCACGCGAGCTCATCGAATCAGCCGATGGTGCAGTCTCCGATGAAAGCACCACCGGTAAAGCCTGTGAAGCAGCCGAAGCCCAAGGCGAAGGACCCCAACAAGAGGGAAATGAGCCTGGAGGAGAAGCACAAGCTGGGAATTGGGTTGCAGAGCTTGCCTCCGGAGAAAATGGAGCAGGTGGTGCAGATCATAAGGAAGAGAAACGGGCATTTGAAGCAGGATGGGGATGAGATAGAGCTTGATATCGAGGCCGTCGACACCGAGACACTTTGGGAGCTCGATCGCCTCGTCACCAATTGGAAGAAGATGGTCAGCAAGATCAAGCGCCAAGCTCTCATGGGCAACTACGCCAAAACCAATGGG GAGTTACCTGTGAGTAGTGAGAAGAATGAAGCCGTGGCAATCGAGGTGAAGAAGCCGAAGAAAGGAGGGGAGGCTGGGGAGGAAGATGTTGACATTGGGGACGAGATGCCTATGAGCAATTTTCCGCCAGTGGAGATTGAGAAAGATGTTGGAGGTCAGGGGAGTAGTAGCAGTTCTAGCAGCTCTAGCAGCTCAGACAGTGATTCCTCCTCGTCGAGTG ATTCGGATTCAGGGAGTTCTTCTAGGAGTGATTCGGATGCCGATAATGCACAGTCTTGA